In one window of Candidatus Nitrosocosmicus arcticus DNA:
- the egtD gene encoding L-histidine N(alpha)-methyltransferase — MDDNNEEFRTDILKGLSNPIQKSVPSKYLYDNRGSYLFEQITVQPEYYPTRTENSILEEYSDKILQNIPKEIILIEMGSGSSKKTKHLFDTILKRQDKLYYFPIDISFNFLDSVVTDLETQNENIMIKGIPNDYINGIKDCNNILFENNFKFDSFSRIIIFFGSSIGNFEIDEARDFLKAVRLNMNDKDYLLVGFDLIKDQFLIEPAYNDKAGYTAQFNLNLLTRMNRELGCNFDLREYVHYAFFNKEKDRIEMHLKSISDQEVRILGYDKIFHISRGETIHTENSYKYSEDKIQRLVIRSGLSIEKIFSDNNNWFNLVLLKPC; from the coding sequence TTGGATGATAACAACGAAGAATTTAGAACCGATATCTTGAAAGGACTATCTAATCCTATTCAGAAATCTGTACCATCTAAATATTTATATGATAATAGAGGTTCTTATTTATTTGAACAAATTACCGTTCAACCTGAATATTATCCAACTAGAACAGAAAATAGTATACTAGAAGAATATTCAGATAAGATTTTGCAAAACATTCCAAAAGAGATCATTTTAATAGAGATGGGAAGTGGTAGTTCAAAAAAGACCAAACATCTATTCGACACGATATTGAAAAGACAAGATAAACTCTATTACTTTCCAATTGATATTTCCTTCAATTTCCTAGATTCTGTAGTAACTGATCTGGAAACACAGAATGAGAATATAATGATTAAAGGTATTCCTAATGATTACATAAATGGGATCAAAGATTGCAATAATATATTATTTGAGAACAATTTTAAATTCGATTCATTTTCTAGAATAATAATTTTCTTTGGTTCTAGTATAGGCAATTTTGAAATTGACGAAGCTAGAGACTTTTTAAAGGCTGTTAGACTCAACATGAATGACAAGGACTATCTACTTGTTGGTTTTGATCTGATAAAGGATCAATTTCTCATCGAACCAGCCTATAACGATAAAGCAGGATACACCGCTCAATTTAATTTAAATTTGTTAACTCGAATGAATAGGGAGTTGGGATGTAATTTTGACCTTCGTGAATATGTTCATTATGCATTCTTTAACAAAGAAAAAGATCGCATCGAGATGCATCTCAAATCTATATCAGATCAAGAAGTCAGAATATTAGGATATGATAAAATATTTCATATATCTCGAGGTGAAACTATTCACACTGAAAACTCGTACAAATATAGTGAAGATAAAATTCAAAGATTAGTAATTCGATCTGGTTTATCGATAGAAAAGATTTTTTCTGATAACAATAATTGGTTCAATCTTGTATTGCTAAAACCATGTTGA